AAGTGGTGGAGGCGGCGGGAGTTGAACCCGCGTCCGAAAATCTTACTGGCCCAGAGACTACATGCGTAGTCGCGTTCCCGCTTCCCGCCTTCGCGGGAAACCTTCGCCGGCCGCGCTCAGAACGGACAAGAAACGCGGAAAGCTAGCCTGGAAGTCTCGCCTCCGGCGCCCAGACGTAGCGCCAGAAGCCAGCCCGCTATGCGACGTCCTTCCGCAGCCCGCGGACGAAGCCACGGAGGACGGCTACTTATTTAATTAAGCAGCGTATGCCAGGTTTTGATTGGCAATTGTTTGTTTTGCACGCGATCACGGGTGTGTGCACCCCGGCATGCCTCTCGGCCGCAAGCATTTCCGTCGAAGCCGTGACGCCCCCACGGAGGCGCATTCGCGCCTCTTGCAGTCTGCAAAGACCTGTTTCCACTGTAGGCAGCCGGCGCAGGGAAGTCAAACGGGGAGCCCGGCTGGTGGGAAGTTTGGCAGGCTCGTGAGCCGAAGTGCCCTCCGACGCAGCCCGGTGCGCTGCGGGTTCATCGCAGCTGGCCCAGCTCGTCGAGGCGGAGAGGCGCCAGAACGCTCCCCATCCTTCCGCTGATGTTGTCGCGCACCACGAAGCGCACACCGTAATCTCCCGGGGAGACCTCGATCACATTGTGGTAGGTGATGCCGCTGCCTCGGATCTGCTCTGCCTGTTCGGAGGTCAGCCTCTTCTGGAAGGTCTGGCCAAAATTCGCTGCGCTCTCCCCTTTCCCCGTCTTGGCCACGGCCAGGAACTCCAGACTCAGCCGGTTGTCGGCGCCCTCGATGGTGGCGGCGTTCGCCGGCAGCACGACCTCAAATCCGACCCTTTTCTTGCCGCCCTTGCCTTCCACCTGGGTCCAGCGCACGGTGATGGGAAGCGCGGTGTAGTCGAGCGGGCTGCTGATGGCCACGAACAGGTCCAACTCGCGGGTGAGCGAGGGATCCACCGTGCTCTGGTCGACAAAGAAGCCGGTGCGCGCGCGCACATGCGCATCTTCGTGCGCGACCTTGACCTTCAGTTTCCGCCATCCCGACTTGGTGTTCTTCTTGTCCAGGTAGTAGCCAAGCATGTAATACGCCGAGGAATCCTCCGAGGCTTCCTTGAAGGAATTGGAAAGGTCGTTGCGGTTGTAGAAGGCCTTGCCGCCAGTCATGGCGGCGAAGGTCTCCAGGGTGGTGATGGTATCGGCTTGCGCCCGGGAAGCCGCGCTGATGGCAGGTCCCGGGAACGCGGCGCCACGACTGGTGGAGGGAGTGGAGGAATCGGGAAGGCCGACGGTCATCAGTCCGCGCACGTCCACAGGATAGACGGCGATGTTGGCGCTGGTGAGCGACTGCATGGTGCGCTCATAGAGGGCGTAGACGCTGCCGCCGCCCAGAATGCTGCTGGAGTCGTCAATGGTGAAGGGGAAGCTTCCCGTGGCCCACAGCAAGGACTTCCGGCCCGGCACTCCAGCGAAGGCCTGCGCGATGTGCTGGAAGGCCTCCAGAGTCGTTGCGACGGCGGCCCCTTGCCGGTAGGAGCCGAAGTCTCCGGGCGAGGCGAATTCCATGAGCCACTCCGACATCCCCAGCCGCCTGCGCGATGATTTCGTCGGTGCGGGGGGAAGAGAGGCTGGTCGCTTCGGTCAGATGAAGTTTTCCCTTTACCGTCTGCAGCCCTGCCACCAGCGCCTTG
The Terriglobales bacterium DNA segment above includes these coding regions:
- a CDS encoding VWA domain-containing protein, whose protein sequence is MPGRKSLLWATGSFPFTIDDSSSILGGGSVYALYERTMQSLTSANIAVYPVDVRGLMTVGLPDSSTPSTSRGAAFPGPAISAASRAQADTITTLETFAAMTGGKAFYNRNDLSNSFKEASEDSSAYYMLGYYLDKKNTKSGWRKLKVKVAHEDAHVRARTGFFVDQSTVDPSLTRELDLFVAISSPLDYTALPITVRWTQVEGKGGKKRVGFEVVLPANAATIEGADNRLSLEFLAVAKTGKGESAANFGQTFQKRLTSEQAEQIRGSGITYHNVIEVSPGDYGVRFVVRDNISGRMGSVLAPLRLDELGQLR